The following proteins are encoded in a genomic region of Hymenobacter siberiensis:
- a CDS encoding GEVED domain-containing protein — protein sequence MHPHLRSWSRFTPGFIAVLLGLGVSSEVAAQTTCPIAAVCTPGSATNGQANLYGMGILNVTVGNNLINNTTSNYIDGYRDYGCTFNAALTVGQIYTISVRTGPNTNENVKVWIDYNNDGAFTGTSELVFDGPNSILHTGTFAPPATAVLSTNLRMRVASDYALGTVPTSCSTPQYSQVEDYSVRLSSNVSAPVAAFTTNGTTTCSGTVQFTDASQNLPTAWLWAFGDGTTSTLQSPSHTYTTAGTYAVTLRATNAVGNNTSAATSIVYNASVPLAAGCSPQTTNYFANYGITRFRLGSIDNTSADGSAGYQDFTCPQRTDLIVGVNNPMIITTGGVNPHDIRVYLDLDNNGVFATSELIYTGLNTASPGATTTLTLPTSTVLNQPLRLRVIADAIGNTAGPCVSPVSGQVEDYTIIARPNTLPPIINFSTNYVVGGCVNPIQFTDLTTNVPISWLWSFGDGTTSTLQNPTHTYTASGTYNITLSATNTNASASVTRLNAVTIQVPCLTYCASNGTGGTGPGGQQMPSPFFIATVGIANATPAFINNSSVATGGYANYTSLTLSASVGNSLSLTVGTNLAAQHRTSAWVDWNMNGTFDASELVVNGTANANTFTAPFTVPAGMAGSTPRMRVMVVANATGGTPNPCATNLINAEVEDYQLRILPLATRDAQALPTLSLFPNPTLDGRVSLRLPDASAAGLYTTEVQNLLGTTVLRTALRLGPAADAQLDLSALPAGVYVLRLRDAQGQTALRRVVRE from the coding sequence ATGCATCCACACCTACGTTCCTGGTCCCGGTTCACGCCGGGTTTTATTGCTGTTTTGCTGGGACTGGGCGTGAGCTCAGAGGTCGCCGCCCAAACCACCTGCCCCATTGCGGCCGTGTGCACGCCGGGCAGTGCCACCAACGGCCAGGCCAACCTCTACGGTATGGGTATTCTCAACGTTACCGTTGGGAACAACCTCATTAATAACACCACCAGCAACTACATCGACGGCTACCGCGACTACGGCTGCACCTTCAACGCCGCCCTGACGGTGGGCCAGATCTACACCATCAGCGTGCGCACCGGCCCGAACACGAACGAGAACGTGAAGGTCTGGATTGACTACAACAACGACGGGGCCTTCACCGGCACCAGCGAGCTGGTGTTTGATGGGCCAAACAGCATCCTGCACACGGGCACGTTTGCGCCGCCCGCCACGGCCGTACTCAGCACCAACCTGCGCATGCGGGTGGCGTCGGACTACGCGCTGGGCACCGTGCCCACGTCGTGCTCCACGCCCCAGTACTCGCAGGTTGAAGACTACAGCGTGCGGCTGTCGTCGAACGTGAGCGCCCCGGTGGCGGCCTTCACCACCAATGGCACCACCACCTGCTCCGGCACCGTGCAGTTCACCGATGCCAGCCAGAACCTGCCCACCGCCTGGCTCTGGGCCTTTGGCGACGGCACCACCAGCACCCTACAAAGCCCCTCGCACACCTACACCACGGCCGGCACCTATGCCGTGACCCTGCGCGCTACCAACGCCGTGGGCAACAACACCAGCGCCGCCACCAGCATTGTTTATAACGCCTCGGTGCCGCTGGCGGCCGGCTGCTCGCCTCAGACCACCAATTACTTCGCCAACTACGGCATCACCCGCTTCCGGCTGGGCAGCATCGATAATACCTCGGCCGACGGCAGCGCCGGCTACCAGGACTTCACCTGCCCGCAGCGCACCGATTTGATTGTGGGCGTGAATAACCCGATGATTATCACCACGGGCGGCGTGAACCCGCACGACATCCGGGTGTACCTGGACCTGGACAACAACGGCGTTTTTGCTACGTCCGAGCTGATTTATACCGGCCTGAACACGGCCAGCCCCGGAGCCACCACCACCCTCACCCTGCCCACCAGCACCGTGCTCAACCAGCCCCTGCGCCTGCGCGTGATTGCCGACGCCATTGGCAACACGGCCGGTCCCTGCGTGAGCCCCGTGAGCGGCCAAGTAGAAGACTACACCATCATTGCCCGGCCCAATACGCTGCCGCCCATCATCAACTTCAGCACCAACTACGTGGTTGGCGGCTGCGTGAATCCCATTCAGTTCACCGACCTCACCACCAACGTACCCATTTCCTGGCTGTGGAGCTTCGGCGATGGTACTACCAGCACCCTGCAAAACCCCACGCACACCTACACCGCCTCGGGCACCTACAACATCACCCTCTCGGCCACCAATACAAACGCCTCGGCCAGCGTGACGCGCCTGAACGCGGTAACCATTCAGGTGCCCTGCCTCACGTATTGCGCGTCGAACGGCACGGGGGGCACCGGTCCCGGCGGACAGCAGATGCCCAGTCCGTTCTTCATCGCCACCGTAGGCATTGCCAATGCCACCCCGGCTTTCATCAATAACAGCAGCGTTGCCACGGGTGGCTACGCCAACTACACAAGCCTGACCCTGTCGGCCAGCGTGGGTAACTCCCTTAGCCTGACGGTGGGCACCAACCTGGCCGCGCAGCACCGCACCTCGGCCTGGGTAGACTGGAACATGAACGGCACGTTTGATGCCTCCGAGCTGGTGGTGAATGGCACGGCTAACGCCAACACCTTCACCGCGCCCTTCACGGTGCCCGCCGGCATGGCGGGCAGCACGCCCCGCATGCGGGTGATGGTGGTGGCCAACGCCACCGGCGGCACGCCCAACCCCTGCGCCACCAATCTCATCAACGCCGAAGTGGAGGACTACCAGCTGCGGATACTGCCCCTGGCCACCCGCGATGCCCAGGCCCTCCCCACGCTCAGCCTCTTCCCCAACCCTACCCTTGACGGGCGGGTGAGCCTGCGTCTGCCCGATGCCAGCGCCGCCGGCCTCTACACCACCGAGGTGCAGAACCTGCTGGGCACCACGGTGCTGCGCACAGCCCTGCGCCTGGGCCCGGCCGCCGATGCCCAGCTGGACCTGAGCGCCCTGCCGGCCGGCGTGTATGTGCTGCGCCTGCGCGACGCGCAAGGCCAGACCGCCCTGCGCCGCGTGGTACGCGAGTAA
- a CDS encoding T9SS type B sorting domain-containing protein, with product MPTTLLRRFFGPMLLLALLVLGTRPAQASHLLGGEMSYRYLDATGPAATPFRYEITLTVYSNGLYTNANPNGIAAPPVSAPIEIYNRTTGVRIANYTFSRTSPTATNANLPPPIAPPVPQGCAVSGPSQPFYLCKYVQTVNLPVSFDGYYAVYSVGARNNTLTNVNNPGGGTGGNVPLTLYVSMAPPLIYNRSPVFSDTAVAIVCQNDTTISLNNAFDPDGDRLVYSFGTPYGFPTPGGTFPPFPQAVPYYPAYSAANPFGTGAGNFATINASTGIAKYGARTNGLYVVAVDVAEYRTINGVEVLIGTTRRDLQLVVSTCPPTTAPVLPAPTLTPRSYTIEEGQSLTIPITATQASGNHPLVLTVNSALLDGSGPFNTTFNGSTGTVQPGNLTGTATATGTGTVSGTFIYSSGCGQARTTPYDLGVTVKDNGCGGKLASDIFRVTVTRAAGPNAITGPTTVCDPATVRTYTAAGPVPASYRWRITGGTITSGQGTNAVQVTWANANTTGLLSLKGISTYGCLSDSVVKSVDIRPLPALTATALAPSICLGTSTTLTVTGLAGLTYVWSGGGISSTSTTVTVIPTATTTYTVTGTDGTCSVTATVTVTVTPPPVANAGPARTVCPNVASTPLGVAAVTGFTYTWTPALGLSSTTVAQPTVTLPNLTGAPITQTYTLTVSSGPSCSSTSSVVVTVSPAAVADAGPVRTTCSGVASAAIGTAALAGYTYSWSPATGLSSATVAQPTVTLPNLTGTPITQSYTVTATNSTGCTATSTVIITINPAAVAIPGPAISFCSGTVSAPLGSTTTPVAGTTYSWSPTTGLSDPTIANPTVTGTNTTGVPIVRTYTLITTSPLGCPSAPATVVVTINPAAVADAGLAKATCSNVPVAIGNGAAVAGTTYAWSPATGLSSTSVLNPTVTLPNLTAAPITQTYTLTATTANGCTATNTVVVTINPAAVADAGLAKATCSNVPVAIGNGAAVAGTTYAWSPATGLSSASVLNPTVTLPNLTGAPITQTYTLTATTANGCTAAATVIVTINPAAVAVAGANQAVCSGSTITLGATPVAGYTYSWSPATGLSSTTVANPTFTLTNTTATPNPIIFTLTATTANGCVATSPVTVTVNPAAVADAGPAAAVCDLKTITLGTPARTGYTYSWAPATGLSSSTAAQPVFTASNTTAAPITRTYTVTATTANGCVSTSAVVVTINPRPLPSAIVGPASVCPTVTGIAYSVANPVGTAFTWLIRGGTIASGNGTSAITVDWGVASTGGYLKVFSLNAQGCSSDTITLPIIINPRLQTVRPTGPGDIVAVAPLPRAVCQADGPYRYVSGIFANGSSYAWTIIGGTQVSTLQNTVTVSWTPVTVPTIGKIVVTETSNPASGVRCLGTSDTLKVLINPSPRPTLAITAPVRVCQTNGPVTFGLPGGFTGSSYVFQLAGATLAGTGNTRVLATLPAPGTYTLTVQETTSAGCTGPVYTTPFTVAPTPTAPTISGSGFVCNVATPQQYAIANPTAGASYQWTVVGGTVTAGGTSSQVTVRFNATGPYTVSAAEISAAPASCTGPATIRTILFDSPTLTLSNASVDAASNSRVIISLGTLNSANTPNPVQVLRRVAGAGSFAPVGTVAASATTFTDNSAVDANANSYEYQLSLTNGCGTVTTTGVAQTIRLQATATATAGGRDQGSTALTWNAFVGFAVKEYRIYRRTDAGASELLVPMPTITVSGSTLTATVSNNAPNSTATGLGFSQNFRVVAASTDATPLLSNSNETSVSFANAVKTYNVITPNRDGQNDVLVIDNIGLYPGNTFTIFNRWGREVYKTTNYQNNWGGDDNTPAGNYFYILTLPNGTSVKNWFEVVK from the coding sequence ATGCCTACAACCTTACTACGGCGTTTTTTTGGGCCGATGCTACTCCTGGCGCTGCTGGTGCTGGGCACGCGCCCGGCGCAGGCCTCGCACCTATTGGGCGGCGAGATGAGCTACCGCTACCTCGACGCCACCGGACCGGCCGCCACGCCCTTTCGCTATGAGATAACCCTGACGGTGTACAGCAACGGCCTGTATACCAATGCCAACCCCAACGGCATCGCGGCTCCCCCGGTGAGCGCGCCGATTGAAATATACAATCGCACCACCGGGGTGCGCATTGCCAACTATACTTTCAGCCGTACCTCACCCACGGCTACCAACGCCAACCTGCCGCCGCCCATTGCCCCGCCCGTGCCGCAGGGCTGCGCCGTGAGCGGCCCCAGTCAGCCGTTTTACCTGTGCAAATACGTGCAGACGGTGAACCTGCCGGTGTCCTTCGATGGCTACTACGCCGTGTACTCGGTGGGTGCCCGCAACAACACCCTGACCAACGTGAACAACCCCGGCGGGGGTACCGGCGGCAACGTGCCCCTGACGCTGTACGTGAGCATGGCCCCGCCGCTGATTTACAACCGCTCGCCCGTATTTTCGGATACGGCCGTGGCCATCGTGTGCCAGAACGATACCACCATTTCGCTCAACAATGCCTTTGACCCCGACGGCGACCGCCTGGTGTACTCTTTTGGTACGCCCTACGGCTTCCCAACCCCCGGCGGCACTTTCCCACCCTTTCCCCAAGCGGTACCCTATTACCCGGCTTACAGCGCGGCCAACCCCTTTGGGACGGGCGCGGGCAACTTTGCGACCATCAATGCCAGTACGGGCATCGCCAAATATGGGGCCCGCACCAACGGCCTCTACGTAGTAGCGGTGGATGTGGCAGAATACCGCACCATCAACGGCGTGGAAGTGCTGATTGGCACCACTCGACGAGACTTGCAGCTGGTGGTATCGACCTGCCCGCCCACCACGGCGCCGGTGCTGCCGGCCCCTACCCTCACTCCCCGCAGCTATACCATTGAGGAAGGCCAGTCGCTGACCATTCCGATTACGGCCACGCAGGCCAGCGGCAACCACCCGCTGGTGCTCACCGTGAACAGTGCCCTGCTCGATGGCAGCGGACCGTTCAACACCACCTTTAATGGCAGTACGGGCACGGTGCAGCCCGGCAACCTCACCGGCACGGCTACCGCCACCGGCACCGGCACGGTATCGGGCACGTTCATCTACAGCTCCGGCTGCGGCCAGGCCCGCACCACACCCTACGACCTGGGCGTGACCGTAAAGGATAACGGCTGCGGCGGCAAGCTGGCTTCCGATATTTTCCGGGTGACGGTGACCCGCGCTGCCGGCCCCAACGCCATTACCGGCCCCACCACGGTGTGCGACCCCGCCACGGTGCGTACCTACACCGCTGCCGGCCCCGTGCCGGCCTCCTACCGCTGGCGCATCACGGGCGGCACCATCACGAGCGGCCAGGGCACCAATGCGGTGCAGGTAACCTGGGCCAACGCCAATACCACCGGCCTGCTCTCGCTCAAGGGCATTTCGACCTACGGCTGCCTGTCTGACTCAGTGGTTAAATCCGTGGACATCCGGCCCCTGCCGGCCCTCACGGCCACGGCCCTCGCGCCCAGCATCTGCCTGGGCACCTCAACAACGCTGACTGTGACGGGCCTGGCGGGCCTTACCTACGTGTGGTCCGGTGGCGGTATTAGCTCCACCAGCACCACCGTTACGGTAATACCCACCGCCACCACCACCTACACCGTGACCGGCACCGACGGCACCTGCTCCGTCACGGCTACCGTGACGGTGACCGTGACGCCTCCGCCCGTGGCCAACGCCGGCCCTGCCCGCACCGTGTGCCCCAACGTGGCTTCTACGCCGCTGGGCGTGGCAGCTGTCACTGGCTTTACCTACACCTGGACGCCGGCCCTGGGCCTGAGCAGCACTACCGTGGCCCAGCCCACTGTGACGCTGCCCAACCTGACCGGCGCCCCCATCACCCAGACCTACACGCTCACCGTATCCTCCGGCCCGAGCTGCTCCAGCACCTCTTCGGTGGTGGTGACGGTGAGCCCCGCCGCCGTAGCCGATGCCGGCCCGGTCCGTACGACCTGCTCGGGAGTGGCTTCGGCCGCCATTGGTACTGCCGCGCTGGCCGGCTACACCTATAGCTGGAGCCCGGCCACCGGCCTGAGCAGCGCCACCGTGGCCCAGCCCACCGTGACGCTGCCCAACCTGACCGGCACGCCCATCACCCAGAGCTATACCGTGACGGCTACTAACAGTACGGGCTGCACCGCGACTTCGACGGTCATCATCACCATCAACCCTGCGGCCGTGGCCATTCCCGGCCCGGCCATTAGCTTCTGCTCGGGTACGGTTTCGGCCCCACTGGGCAGCACGACTACGCCCGTGGCCGGCACTACCTATAGCTGGAGCCCGACCACTGGCCTGAGTGACCCGACTATTGCCAACCCCACGGTAACGGGCACTAACACGACGGGCGTGCCCATCGTGAGGACTTATACCCTGATTACCACTTCGCCCCTCGGGTGTCCCTCGGCCCCTGCCACCGTGGTGGTAACCATCAACCCCGCCGCCGTGGCCGATGCCGGCCTGGCCAAGGCGACCTGCTCGAACGTGCCCGTGGCCATTGGCAACGGCGCGGCCGTGGCCGGTACCACCTACGCCTGGAGCCCGGCCACCGGCCTGAGCAGCACGTCGGTGCTGAACCCGACCGTGACCCTGCCCAACCTAACGGCCGCCCCCATCACCCAGACCTACACCCTGACGGCCACCACCGCCAACGGCTGCACCGCCACCAACACGGTGGTAGTAACCATCAACCCCGCCGCCGTGGCCGATGCCGGCCTGGCCAAGGCGACCTGCTCGAACGTGCCCGTGGCCATCGGCAACGGCGCGGCCGTGGCCGGCACCACCTACGCCTGGAGCCCGGCCACCGGCCTCAGCAGTGCCTCGGTGCTGAACCCGACCGTGACCCTGCCCAACCTGACCGGCGCCCCAATCACCCAGACCTACACCCTGACGGCCACCACCGCCAACGGCTGCACCGCGGCTGCGACGGTCATTGTCACCATCAACCCTGCCGCTGTGGCAGTGGCGGGGGCTAACCAGGCCGTATGCTCGGGCTCGACCATTACGCTGGGCGCGACCCCGGTAGCGGGCTACACCTACAGCTGGAGCCCGGCCACCGGCCTGAGCAGCACCACCGTGGCTAATCCCACCTTCACGCTGACCAACACCACGGCCACCCCGAATCCCATCATCTTCACGCTGACTGCGACCACCGCCAACGGCTGCGTGGCCACCAGCCCCGTGACCGTGACCGTGAACCCTGCCGCCGTAGCCGATGCCGGCCCCGCCGCCGCCGTCTGCGACCTCAAAACCATTACCCTGGGTACCCCGGCCCGCACCGGCTACACCTATAGCTGGGCCCCGGCTACGGGCCTGAGCAGCAGCACTGCCGCCCAGCCCGTGTTCACGGCCTCGAACACCACAGCCGCGCCCATCACCCGCACCTACACCGTGACGGCCACCACCGCCAATGGTTGCGTGAGCACCAGTGCCGTGGTCGTGACCATCAACCCGCGCCCGCTGCCTTCCGCTATTGTGGGGCCGGCCTCGGTATGCCCCACGGTTACAGGCATTGCCTATTCGGTAGCTAATCCCGTGGGCACGGCCTTCACCTGGCTGATTCGCGGCGGTACCATTGCCAGCGGCAACGGCACCTCGGCCATCACCGTGGACTGGGGCGTGGCCAGCACCGGCGGCTACCTCAAGGTATTCAGCTTGAATGCCCAGGGTTGCTCGTCCGACACCATTACCCTGCCCATCATCATCAACCCACGCCTGCAAACGGTGCGGCCCACCGGCCCCGGCGACATTGTGGCCGTAGCCCCGCTGCCGCGCGCCGTGTGCCAGGCCGATGGCCCCTACCGCTACGTGAGCGGCATTTTTGCCAACGGCTCCAGCTATGCCTGGACCATCATCGGCGGTACGCAGGTGAGCACCCTACAGAACACGGTGACCGTGAGCTGGACTCCGGTGACGGTGCCCACCATCGGCAAAATCGTGGTGACGGAAACCAGCAACCCCGCCAGCGGCGTGCGCTGCCTGGGCACTTCCGATACCCTCAAGGTGCTCATCAACCCCTCGCCCCGCCCCACCCTGGCCATCACCGCCCCGGTGCGCGTGTGCCAGACCAACGGCCCCGTGACCTTCGGCCTGCCCGGCGGCTTCACCGGCTCCAGCTACGTGTTCCAGCTGGCGGGCGCTACCCTGGCCGGCACCGGCAATACCCGCGTGCTCGCCACGCTGCCCGCCCCCGGCACCTACACTCTTACGGTGCAGGAAACCACTTCGGCCGGCTGCACCGGCCCGGTGTACACTACGCCATTCACGGTGGCTCCTACGCCCACCGCGCCCACTATTTCGGGCTCGGGCTTCGTGTGTAATGTGGCTACGCCGCAGCAATACGCCATTGCCAACCCCACGGCCGGCGCCAGCTACCAGTGGACGGTAGTGGGCGGCACCGTCACAGCCGGCGGCACCAGCAGCCAGGTTACGGTGCGCTTCAACGCCACCGGACCCTACACGGTGAGCGCTGCTGAAATCAGCGCCGCGCCTGCGTCCTGCACCGGCCCGGCCACCATCCGCACCATCCTCTTCGATAGCCCGACGCTGACCCTGAGCAACGCCTCGGTAGATGCCGCCAGCAACAGCCGCGTCATCATCTCGCTGGGCACGCTCAACAGCGCCAACACGCCCAACCCGGTGCAGGTGCTGCGCCGCGTGGCGGGCGCGGGCAGCTTCGCGCCGGTGGGTACGGTTGCGGCTTCGGCCACCACTTTCACCGACAACAGCGCGGTGGATGCCAACGCTAATTCCTACGAGTACCAGCTCAGCCTCACTAACGGTTGCGGCACGGTTACTACTACCGGCGTGGCCCAGACCATCCGCCTGCAAGCCACTGCTACCGCCACCGCCGGCGGCCGCGACCAAGGCAGCACGGCCCTCACCTGGAATGCCTTCGTGGGCTTCGCGGTGAAGGAGTACCGCATCTACCGACGCACCGACGCCGGAGCATCGGAACTGCTGGTTCCGATGCCCACAATAACGGTATCAGGCTCGACGCTAACGGCCACCGTTTCCAACAACGCCCCCAACAGCACGGCCACCGGTCTGGGCTTCAGCCAGAACTTCCGGGTAGTGGCCGCCAGCACCGATGCCACCCCGCTGCTCTCGAACTCGAACGAAACCAGCGTGAGCTTCGCCAACGCCGTGAAGACCTACAACGTCATCACCCCGAACCGCGACGGCCAGAACGATGTGCTCGTCATCGACAACATCGGCCTCTACCCCGGCAACACCTTCACCATCTTCAACCGCTGGGGCCGCGAGGTGTACAAAACCACCAACTACCAGAACAACTGGGGTGGCGACGACAACACGCCCGCCGGCAACTACTTCTACATCCTCACCCTGCCCAACGGCACGAGCGTGAAGAACTGGTTCGAGGTGGTAAAGTAA
- a CDS encoding IS4 family transposase — protein sequence MKQHFAAKITTLLQQAPFVGHLSRQKFVGQFIIGLIKSRNVQFGEVAQHLNDAAKPASNETRIQDFFREVDLNYMLVARLLLSLLPAQGKLRLCLDRTEWDFGQCQVNVLLVTVGTGEVHVPLYWQLLDNRSGNSNAADRIAVLEKCVALLGKDRIGLVVGDREFVGHAWFKWLKDNGLNFVMRVPKHHGLTHADGRRQAVADLGLVPGQVRRFAHVQVDGVWGQAWVKAVAAGEFVYLFATAGLNHLEQLYAKRWTIEQCFQNLKGRGFSLEATHLRCLQKLRKLVALVSLAYAFCLGVGAAAHGGRHPIARKKHGYRAASLARHGLNLLRQLTRPLTRPDDPLARLVETLLNCTTRQLARNQLLKIVG from the coding sequence GTGAAGCAACACTTCGCCGCTAAAATTACGACGCTTTTGCAACAGGCCCCGTTTGTGGGCCACTTATCTCGCCAAAAGTTTGTGGGCCAGTTCATTATTGGCCTGATAAAGAGCCGCAACGTGCAATTTGGCGAAGTGGCCCAGCACCTCAACGACGCCGCTAAGCCCGCCTCGAACGAAACGCGCATTCAGGACTTTTTCCGCGAAGTCGACCTCAATTACATGCTGGTGGCCAGGCTTTTGCTTAGTTTATTGCCTGCGCAGGGCAAGCTGCGTTTGTGCCTGGACCGCACGGAGTGGGACTTCGGCCAGTGCCAGGTCAACGTGCTGCTCGTCACCGTCGGCACGGGCGAGGTCCACGTGCCGCTCTACTGGCAGCTGCTCGACAACCGCAGCGGCAACTCCAACGCCGCCGACCGCATCGCGGTGCTCGAAAAGTGCGTGGCTTTGCTGGGGAAAGACCGCATCGGCCTGGTCGTAGGCGACCGGGAATTTGTCGGCCATGCGTGGTTCAAGTGGCTCAAAGACAACGGACTGAATTTTGTCATGCGCGTGCCCAAGCACCACGGCCTGACCCACGCCGACGGCCGCCGGCAGGCCGTGGCCGACCTGGGCCTGGTGCCGGGGCAGGTGCGCCGCTTCGCCCACGTGCAGGTCGACGGGGTCTGGGGACAGGCCTGGGTCAAGGCCGTGGCGGCGGGCGAGTTCGTCTACCTGTTTGCCACGGCCGGTCTGAACCACCTCGAGCAACTCTACGCCAAGCGGTGGACGATTGAGCAGTGCTTCCAAAACCTGAAAGGCCGGGGTTTCAGCCTGGAAGCCACCCACTTGCGCTGCTTGCAAAAGCTGCGCAAACTCGTGGCCCTCGTCAGCCTGGCCTACGCCTTCTGCCTGGGCGTGGGCGCAGCCGCCCACGGCGGCCGCCACCCCATTGCCCGCAAGAAGCACGGCTACCGGGCCGCGAGCCTGGCTCGTCACGGCCTCAACCTCCTCCGCCAACTCACCCGTCCGCTAACCCGGCCCGATGACCCGTTGGCCCGCCTGGTTGAAACGCTGCTAAACTGCACTACGAGACAACTTGCTCGAAATCAACTACTAAAAATAGTAGGGTAG
- a CDS encoding SDR family oxidoreductase, producing the protein MATPTVLITGGTSGIGRACALAFGRAGYQVAVTGRDEAKLADTAAALAAAGVAHLTIRADVGDEAAAERAVAETVARFGGLSVLLNNAGISMRARFQDADLEVIKRLMQTNFFGTVFTTKFALPHLLASKGSIVGISSIAGYRGLPGRTGYSASKFAMNGFLEALRTELLDQGVNVLTAAPGFTASNIRQTALAADGSSQGESPRDEGAMMSSEAVAQEILKAVQQRKRTLVLTGQGKLVVFLNKWLPGLTDRLVLSSFQKEEKGVDVG; encoded by the coding sequence ATGGCAACTCCTACTGTTCTTATCACCGGCGGCACTTCGGGCATTGGCCGGGCCTGCGCGCTGGCCTTTGGCCGGGCCGGCTACCAGGTGGCCGTCACCGGCCGCGACGAAGCTAAACTCGCCGATACCGCCGCCGCGCTGGCCGCTGCCGGCGTGGCCCACCTCACCATCCGGGCCGATGTAGGCGACGAGGCCGCCGCCGAGCGCGCCGTGGCCGAAACCGTGGCCCGCTTCGGCGGCCTCAGCGTGCTGCTCAACAACGCGGGCATCAGCATGCGCGCCCGCTTTCAGGATGCCGACCTCGAAGTCATCAAGCGCCTGATGCAGACCAACTTCTTCGGCACCGTGTTCACCACCAAGTTTGCCCTGCCGCATTTGCTGGCCAGCAAGGGCAGCATCGTGGGCATCAGCAGCATTGCGGGCTACCGGGGCCTGCCGGGGCGCACCGGCTACTCGGCCTCCAAATTCGCCATGAACGGCTTCCTCGAAGCCCTGCGCACCGAATTGCTCGACCAGGGCGTGAACGTGCTCACGGCCGCGCCCGGCTTCACCGCCTCCAATATCCGCCAGACCGCGCTGGCCGCCGACGGCTCCTCGCAGGGCGAGTCGCCGCGCGACGAAGGCGCTATGATGAGCAGCGAAGCCGTGGCCCAGGAAATCCTCAAAGCCGTGCAGCAGCGCAAGCGCACGCTGGTGCTCACCGGCCAGGGCAAGCTGGTGGTTTTTCTCAACAAATGGCTGCCCGGTCTGACGGACCGGCTGGTGCTAAGCAGCTTCCAGAAAGAGGAAAAAGGGGTGGATGTGGGGTGA
- a CDS encoding IS4 family transposase codes for MKQHFAAKITTLLQQAPFVGHLSRQKFVGQFIIGLIKSRNVQFGEVAQHLNDAAKPASNETRIQDFFREVDLNYVLVAKLLLSLLPAQGKLRLCLDRTEWDFGQCQVNILLVTVGTGEVHVPLYWHLLDNRSGNSNAADRIAVLEKCVALLGKDRIGLVVGDREFVGHAWFKWLKDNGLNFVMRLPKHHCLTHADGRRQAVADLGLVPGQVRRFAHLQVDGVWGQVWVKAVAADAFVFLFATAGLNHLAQLYAKRWTIEQCFQNLKGRGFNLEATHLRCFQKLRKLVALVSLAYAFCLGVGAAAHGGRQPIARKNHGYRAASLSRHGLNLLRQLARPLTLPEDPLARLVETLLNWITRQLAKNQLLKIVG; via the coding sequence GTGAAGCAACACTTCGCCGCTAAAATTACGACGCTTTTGCAACAGGCCCCGTTTGTGGGCCACTTGTCCCGCCAAAAGTTTGTGGGCCAGTTCATTATTGGCCTGATAAAGAGCCGCAACGTGCAATTTGGCGAAGTGGCCCAGCACCTGAACGACGCGGCCAAGCCCGCCTCGAACGAAACGCGCATTCAGGACTTTTTCCGCGAAGTAGACCTCAATTACGTACTGGTGGCCAAGCTTTTACTGAGTTTGTTGCCTGCGCAGGGCAAGCTGCGCTTATGCCTCGACCGCACGGAGTGGGACTTCGGCCAGTGCCAGGTGAACATCCTGCTCGTCACCGTCGGCACGGGCGAGGTCCACGTGCCCCTTTATTGGCACCTACTCGACAACCGCAGCGGCAACTCCAACGCCGCCGACCGCATCGCCGTGCTCGAAAAATGCGTGGCCTTGCTGGGGAAAGACCGCATCGGCCTGGTCGTGGGCGACCGGGAATTTGTCGGCCATGCGTGGTTCAAGTGGCTAAAAGACAACGGGCTTAATTTTGTCATGCGCCTGCCCAAGCACCACTGCCTGACCCACGCCGACGGCCGGCGGCAGGCCGTGGCCGACCTGGGCCTGGTGCCGGGGCAGGTGCGCCGCTTCGCTCACCTGCAGGTCGACGGGGTTTGGGGGCAGGTCTGGGTCAAGGCCGTGGCGGCGGACGCGTTTGTCTTCCTGTTTGCCACGGCCGGCCTGAACCACCTCGCGCAACTCTACGCCAAGCGCTGGACGATTGAGCAATGCTTTCAAAATCTGAAAGGGCGGGGCTTTAACCTGGAAGCCACCCACTTGCGCTGTTTCCAAAAGCTGCGCAAGCTCGTGGCCCTGGTCAGCCTGGCCTACGCGTTTTGTCTGGGCGTGGGCGCGGCCGCCCACGGCGGCCGCCAGCCCATTGCCCGCAAAAACCACGGCTACCGGGCCGCCAGCCTGAGCCGCCACGGCCTCAACCTGCTCCGCCAACTCGCCCGCCCGCTGACCCTGCCCGAGGACCCATTGGCCCGCTTGGTTGAAACGCTACTGAACTGGATTACGAGGCAACTTGCTAAAAATCAATTACTAAAAATAGTAGGGTAG